TGGATGTGACCGTGGGCCCCCTGGTCCCCAAGTCCATCCTCAACGCCCTGGTGGACCAGTCGCTGCCGAAGATGCTGGACGCCCTCAAGCGCCGGGCCGAGGGCTAGCCCCCGGCAGGCCGCCGCCCGGCTTCGACGCTGTGCGGCAAACGCCCTCCGGTCCGCCGGAGGGCAGGCGGGTGGCCGGACAGGGTCCGGGAAGAGCCGTCACCCCGGATGTCCCGGTGACTCTGCCGGGTTGGAGCGCTTGCGGGGGGCGCTGGCTCGATTAGAATCCACTCAACGTTCTCGGCGTCCGGTGGTTCGAGACCGCATCGTCTCCTGGACATTTCCGCCAAATCCAGGTGCCGGGTGGTAGACGGGCAAGCGTGCGAGGTGGCTTGCGCGTATTCAGGAAGGAACCAGGGTCCTTACTTTGCATCTGAAGTACTCAGAAGCCGATAGGGTGGCAGGAAACCAGGAGCGGGATGGCGGGCGTACATCAGGGTACGTAGGCTGAGTGGAGAAACCGAACCCATGCTCGACGCCTTCATCATCGAGGAAATCAAGCGCCGGGAGCGGAACCGGGAAGAGCGGGATCGTCCCGCGCTCGAGATCCCGCTTCCGCTGCCCGAGGATCGCCCCAAGCGCCGGTCCGACGCCGACGACGACGAGAAGCCGCAGCGCGGCGTCATCATCATCGATCTGCTCGGCTGAGCCGGTCCCGCTTCCGCGATTCCGAGGCCCGCGGTGGACGTCCTCTCACGGGGACGGCCCACGCGGGCCTCGTGCTTTCCAGTCCCGGCAGACGCCTCACTCCGGCGCCAGCGGCAGCAGCTGGCGGGGGTGGTAGAGCGAGCCGAGCGGCCCCGAGCCGGGGCCCAACGCCTCCAGCACGCCGTGCCGCCACTCGGACGGGATGGCGTCCTCGCCGTGGAATGCACCCAGGAGTGCTCCGGCGACGGCCCCGTTCACGTCCGCGTCGCCACCCCGGTTGATGACGTCCAGCAGCCCGGCTTCGAAGCTGGGAGCATGCAGCACCTCCCAGTAGGCCAGCCGGAAGGCCACCCGCACATGGTCCTGCTTCCGGTGCATGTGCAGGTCCGGCCAGTAGAGCATCGGGTCGTCCTGTTGGGCCGCGGCCAGGTCCTCCTTGAGGGTGTGGGTGGCGGCCGTGACTTCCTGGACGTAGTCGGCCGCCGAGCGGCCGAGGATCGCGCTGCCCACCGTCAGTCCACTCATCGCGGCGGTGACGAGGTCCTCCTTCTTCAGCTGCTCGCCCGCGTTGAGGGCGTGCGCGATGGAGCCGTTGAAGGCGGCGCATGCCAGCTGGCAGCGCGGGTCGAAGTGCGTGAGCGCGGAGTCCGCGAGCGAGGCCTGGACGCGGGCCTGGGTGTCCTCATGGAAGAAGACGCCCAGCGGAGCGGTGCGCGCCAGACTGCCGTTGTGGGCCACGCGCCGCATGCCCTTCAGCCACATGCGCCGCCCGGCCGTCGCCTTGGGCAGGCCGGACTCGGCCACTTCCGCCAGCATCTCGGTCATGTACTCGCTCATGCCGACGGCGTGCCCCTGCCAGGCGAGGTAGCGGCGCAGCTGCTGGTCCGCGTCGTACGTCCCCAGCTCGCGCAGGCCCACGCCCAGGCAGCTCGCCATCTGCCCGCTCTCACCCACCTGGCCCCTGCGCAGCTCGAAGGCGCCGCCTCCCTTGAGGGCCCGGTGGGGACCGTCCGCCAGCTGGGGGAAGGGAGGGGCGGGGAGGAGCCGGGCCTTCAAGGGGCAGCCGAGCGCATCTCCCACGGCGAGCCCCAGCAGCGCGCCTCGGCCACGCAGGCTCGGGTGGGGGTCGGGTCCAGGGGCGATGGGTCGGCGTGGGGGCGGCATACGGTGAGGGGCGGGGCTTCAGGGGGTCGACAGTGTAGCAGTCCTCCCATCGAGCAAGCTTGCGAGGGCTGGAGGCGTCCTCTAGAACCCGGCGCCATGACCGAGATTGCTCAAATCGTGGCGCGTGAAGTGCTCGACTCCCGCGGCAACCCCACCGTGGAGGCCGAGGTTTTCCTGGCGGGTGGGGCCAAGGGCCGTGCGGCGGTACCCTCCGGTGCTTCCACCGGTGAGCACGAGGCGCTCGAGCTGCGGGACGGCGAGAAGGAGCGCTACCTGGGCAAGGGCGTGCGCAAGGCCGTCACCCACATCATGGACACCATCGCCCCCGAGCTGGTGGGCATGGACGCGGCGGACCAGTACGCGGTGGACCAGCAGATGCTGGAGATGGATGGCACGCCCACCAAGAGCAAGCTGGGCGCCAACTCCATCCTCGCGGTGTCCATGGCCACGGCGCGCGCGGCGGCGGATGCCTTCGGCATTCCCTTCTACCGCTACGTGGGCGGTGCCCAGGCGCGCACCCTGCCGGTGCCGCTGATGAACATCCTCAACGGTGGCGCCCATGCCGACACCCGCGTGGACGTGCAGGAGTTCATGGTGGTGCCCGCGGGCGCTCCCTCCTTCTCCGAGGGCCTGCGCTGGGGCGCCGAGGTCTTCCACGCGCTGAAGAAGATCCTCAAGGGCCGCAAGCTGGCCACCGGCGTGGGCGACGAGGGCGGCTATGCCCCGGACCTGCCGGCCAACGAGGAGGCCCTCAAGCTCATCATGGAGGCCATCTCCGCGGCGGGCTTCAAGGCCGGCGAGCAGATGTTCCTCGCGCTGGACGTGGCCGCCAGCGAGTTCTTCGACAAGGGCTCGAAGAAGTACCGCCTCAAGGGCGAGGGCAAGGAGTTCGACGGCAAGGGCATGCTGGACTACTACCAGCAGCTCGTGTCGCGCTACCCCATCGTCTCCATCGAGGACGGCATGGCCGAGGACGACTGGGAGGGCTGGAAGGGCCTCTCCGACGCGCTCGGCGAGAAGATCCAGCTGGTGGGGGATGATCTCTTCGTCACCAACGTGGAGCGCCTGGGCCGCGGCATCCAGGGCGGCGTGGCCAACTCCATCCTGGTGAAGGTGAACCAGATCGGCAGCCTCACGGAGACGTTCGACGCGGTGCGCATGGCCCACAAGGCCGGCTACACCTCGGTGATGAGCCACCGCTCGGGCGAGACCGAGGACACCACCATCGCGGACCTGGCCGTGGCGCTCGACTGCGGGCAGATCAAGACGGGCTCGGCGTCGCGCTCGGACCGCGTCGCCAAGTACAACCAGCTGCTGCGCATCGAGCAGGAGCTGGGTGCCGGTGCGCGCTACGCGGGCAAGCGGGCCATCAAGGGCCTGAAGTAAGGAAACGAGAGAGACGTGGCCGACAAGAAACCTCGCATCCTGGTCTCCAACGACGACGGCTACTTCTCCGAGGGCCTGCGGGCCCTGGTGGACGCGGTGAGCCCGTTGGGGGAGGTGTGGGTGGTGGCGCCGGATCGCGAGCAGAGCGCGACCTCGCACTCCATCTCCCTCAACCGCCCCCTGCGCATCACCGAGGTCCGTGAGCACTGGTTCGCCGTGGATGGCACCCCGGCGGACAGCGCTTATCTGGCGATCCATCACCTCATGAAGGATGATCGCCCGCGGATCATGGTGTCCGGCATCAATCACGGGGCCAACCTGGCCGACGACGTCAACTACTCGGGAACGGTGGCGGCTGCCCGGGAGGCGGCGCTGCTGGGCATCCCGTCCATCGCCTTCAGCCTGGTGTCGCGCGCGCCGTTCGACTTCCAGCACGGGGCGCGCTTCGCCCGCTCGCTGGTGGCGGCGGCGCTCGCCCAGCCCAAGCTGCCGGCCCGGATGCTGCTCAGCGTCAACATCCCCCGGGGCGAGCCCACGGGCTACGCCATCACCCGTCTGGGCCGTCACTCGTACGGCTACGACGTGGTGGAGAAGGAAGATCCGCGCGGCCGCAAGTACTACTGGATTGGCGGCAGCACCTACGAGCACGAGGACATCCCCGGCAGCGACTGCAACGCCGTGCACCAGGAGCGCCGCATCTCGGTGACGCCCCTCAACTTCGAGCTCACCGACACCGGGGCCCTGGCGGCTCTGGGGGATTGGAACCTCGAGGGCTTCCCACGCCGCGACGTGGGCACGGGAGGCGACTGAGGTTGCCGGTGGCGGGCGCCAGTCCAGCGCGGGCAGCGGGGTTGCTGCTGCTCGCGCTGCTCGCCACCACCGGCTGCGCGGTGGCGCCGGGCGTCACCCGTCCCACCCCTGATTCCCCTGCCGCGCCGGTTCCCGAGTCGCCTCCCATGGAGCTCGGAGAGCTGCGCGAGCCCCACCCGGAGCCGGAGCTCGTCTCCGTCCGGCACACCGTGGCCCCGGGCGAGACGATGTACCGGATCTCCCGCACCTACGGCATCACCGTGGAGGAGCTGTCCGAGGCCAATGGCATCTCCGACCCGCGCACCCTCGTCGTGGGCCAGGAGCTGCTCATCCCCGGCTTCGAGAAGCCGGTGCGGGTGGCCACCGAGTCCTCTCCCACGCCGGAGCCCGAGAGGGAGCGGCCGGTGCCGGGCTCGAAGCCTCCCGCGTCCGGGAGCCCGGCCAGGCCGCCCGTCGTCATCACGGCGCCGTCACGTCCGACTCCCCGGCCCCCGGCCCCCGCGGCGCCTTCCCGCCCCGTGCCGGAGACGAAGGGACTGCTGGACTGGCCCTTGCGCGGGGTGCTGTACGCCCGCTTCGGGAAGAAGGGCCGCGAGCCGCATGATGGCATCGACCTGGCGGCGCCCGCGGGCACGCCGGTGAAGACCGCCCAGGAAGGCTCCGTGCTGTACGCGGGCGAGCAGCGCGGCTACGGGCTCATCGTCATCATCCAGCACTCGGAACACCTCATCACGCTCTACGCGCACAACCGCGATCTGCGCGTGCGCACCGGCCAGAAGGTGCGGCGCGGCCAGGTCATCGCCACCGTGGGGGAGTCCGGCAAGACGAGCGGCCCGCAGCTGCACCTGGAGGTGCGTGTCGGCGGCAAGCCGGTGGATCCGCTCGACTATCTGGGTCCGCTGCCCTCGTCGTGACGCTCGCTGGCGCTCCCGGTTGCCGGACGGGTGGACTCCCGTGGTAGGGGATCGCCCATGAGCCTGCTCCACGCCGCGAAGATCGCCCTCGGTTCCCTGGTCAAGGCGCCCCATCCGCCGGCCCCTTCGAGGTCCGCGCTGGCGCCCCTGCCTCCCACGCGGCAGGTGCTGCCATCCGGCTTCCTGCTGGGCGCCGCCACCGCGAGCCACCAGGTGGAGGGGGGCAACGACAACGACTGGTCCGAGTGGGAGAAGGGCTCGTACCCGGACGGCAAGCCCCACATCAAGCACGGGGACGTGTCCGGGGCGGCGTGTGACTCGTGGAACCGCTTCGCCGGTGACGTGGCGCTGCTGCGCGAGCTGGGGGCCAATGCCTACCGGCTGTCCGTGGAGTGGAGCCGGCTCGAGCCCGAGGAGGGCACGTGGAACGAGGCGGCGGCGGACCGGTACCTGGAGTGGATGCGGATGCTGCGCGCCCAGGGCATCCAGCCCATGGTGACGCTCAGCCACTTCACCCTGCCGCGCTGGGTGGCCGCCCAGGGCGGATGGGCCAACGAGAAGACGGTGGAGTGGATCGCCGCCTATACCCGCCGGGTGGCCCGCAAGCTGGGCTCCGAGGTGGACCTGTGGTGCACCCTCAACGAGCCCAACGTGCTGATGACGTTCGGCTACATGAAGGGGGAGTGGCCGCCGGGCCTGAAGGACGGGAAGCTGGGGCTGCAGGTGCTGGCACGGCAGATCCGCGCCCACGCGCGCATGGCTCGGGAGCTGCGCGAGCACGACACGGTGGACGCGGATGGGGACGGCCACGCCACGCGGGTGGGCATCGCGCACCACGTGCGCATCTTCCAACCGGCCACGCGCTCGCCCATGGACCGGGTGATGGCGGGCTTCACGGATCGCCTCTTCAACCAGCTGCTGGTGGACGTGCACCGCACGGGCCGCATCCAGATGTCCGTGCCGGGCATGGCGGACATGGACGAGGCGGTGCCGGACCTGAAGGGCTCGTACGACTACCTGGGGCTCAACTACTACTCGCGGGACATGGTGCGTGCGGACTTCAGCAGTCCCACGCTGTCTCGCCAGTACGTGGCCGAGGGACGGCCGGTGAACGACCTGGGCTGGGACGTCTACCCCGAGGGCCTCTATCAGGCCCTCAAGCGCTACGGGCGCGCGGGCCTTCCCATCTACATCACCGAGAACGGCATGGCGGACGGGAAGGGGGATCGCCGGCCCGGCTTCCTGCGCGAGCACTTCGAGGCGCTGGTGCGCGCGGCCCACGAGGGCGTGGACGTGCGCGGCTACTTCCACTGGTCCCTCCTGGACAACTTCGAGTGGGCGGAGGGCTACGAGCCGCGCTTCGGACTGTACCGGGTGGACTACGGCAACCCGGACAGGCCGCGGGTGCCGACTGCGGCGGTGGCCACCTTCCAGGAGCTGGCGCGCGGCCTGGGACTGAGCCCCCAGGCGCGCACGGACGACGCGGCCTAGAAGACGAAGTCCTGCTGGAAGGCGAAGCCCAGGCCCACGAAGGGGATGGCCTGGGACGTCTCCTGGCCGGCGCGGTAGCGGTGGCGCACGTGCCACGTCGCCGTGAGGAAGGCGGTGGGGTGGTTGAAGGAGGAGTAGCCTCCATCCTTGAAGGTGTAGGCGACGAGCGCGCCCAGCCGCATGTTGGCGTTGTTCGCGGCCTTCACGTCCTCGCCGGGCCGGAAGTTCTCCTCGTCGTAGAAGGGCAGGAGGTAGCGGAAGGTGGCGCCCAACGTCAGCGGGCCGGCGAAGTAGACGAGGTTGACCTCTTCCGTGAGCATCAAGCCGCGGCCGGGGAGCAGGGTGTCCGGGCCGGCGTCGTACCAGAGCGTGTCATCCCCCCGCAGGCGCATGTTGAAGTAGTCGAGGGTGACGACGTTCTGGAGGGCGATGGGCCCGACCTGGGCCTGCAAGGTCGGCTGCAGCATGGCGTGCCAACCGAGCGTGCCGTAGGTCTGTTGGGAGGCGGTATTGGCGCGTTGCACCGCGTCGGAGTACTCGTCCAGCGGGGAGCGGAAGGACTGGAGCATGCCGGCGGTGCCGAAGAAACCGTAGGCATCCACCAGGGCCTTGAGGTTGAAGACGGCGATGGGCTGCCAATTCACCATGGGCCCCACCGCGGCGTAGCAGGGGTTGAGGCGCACCTGTCCGCCCAGTCCCAGGAAGGTGTCGCGCCAGAGGAGCTCCTCGCTCTGACCCAGACGCCGCGTGTCGCTGATGCGCACCTTGTACTCGGCCACCGTCGGATTGACGCCACCGCCGACGAAGTGGTCGAGGTTGAGACGCCGCGCGGGCATGCCGCTCAGTGGGGGCGCGGCGCGCGGAACCTCGGGGGTATCCCCGGTGGGCCCCTCGGCCAGCGAGTTGGAACCCAGGAGTAGCAGTCCGCACAGCAGGGTACGGGCAGAAGCGGAGGAAGGCATGGGGCCCTCTTTCCTTCGTGGGGGGCTCCGGGGCATCGTGTGGACCGAAACGCGCCGGGGCCAGAATGGGGGCCCCATGCTACATCAGGAATGAGGCGACCTTGGAAGTCACGGCCGCGGTGCTACCCCAGGAGTCCAAACGGCTGGGCACGCTGGAGCAGCTCTATCTGACGTTCTTCTGGTTCTCCAGCAACGTGCACTGGGGGGCCATCCTCACCATCCTGGTGCAGTCCCAGGTGCTCGTCATGGTGGGGGACGAGTCCAAGGGGGCCGGGGTGGGGACGGCGATCGCCATCGGCTCCATCACCGGCATCCTCGTGCCGCCCCTGCTGGGCACCTGGAGTGATCGGGTGCGGCTGCGCATGGGACGGCGGCGGCCCTTCATGGTGGTGGGCACGGCGCTCAACCTGGTGGCGCTGGTGGGCATGGCCACCTTCCCCTTCCTCAAGACGGACAGTCTGTGGGGTTTCACCGGCGCGTACTGGTTGTACGTGGGGGCCTACCTCATGGCCAACTTCGCCAACAACGTCGCCACGGCGCCCTACACGGCCCTCATGCCGGACGTGGTGCCCCCGGAGCAGCGTGGCTCCGTGGCCGGGTGGTACGGGTTGATGACGCTGCTTGGCAATGGCGTGGGCATGGGCCTCGCCAGCTCCATGGTGAGCCAGCAGGCCTCCCTGGGTGAGTTCCAGGGGCAGATCTACCGCGTCTACCTGATCATCGGTTTCATCCTGGTGGTGGGCGTGCTCATCACCGTGCTGGGCACGCGCGAGCAGCCGCTCACCACCCAGCCCAAGCCCTTTGAATGGGGCTCGTTCCTCAGCGGCTTCGTGGCGCCGTTCCGCTCGCTGGACTTCCGCTGGGTGTTCCTCACCCGGATGCTGATGTCGATGGGCGTGTTCAGCGTCCAGAGCTTCCTCATGTTCTACCTGCGGGACGTGGTGAAGGAGTTCTCGGTGTTCGGCCGCCCGCTGGCCACGACGCCGGAGCTGGCCGTGCTGGGCGTGTTGGGCCTGCTGCTCGTGTTGGCCCTGCCCAGCACGGTGATCGCCGGAAAGCTCTCGGACCGGTACGGGCGCAAGCGGGTGGTCTACGTCGCCGGAGGCATCCAGGCGGTGGTGGCCGCGGGCTTCATCTTCAACGACAACTACCTGGCGGCGCTGTTCATCGGCGCCCTGTTCGGCGTGGGCTACGGGGCCTACGAGAGCGTGAACTGGGCGCTGGCCACGGACGTGCTGCCGGACGTGGACGACGCGGCGAAGGACATGGGCATCTGGCACATGGCGCTGACGGTGCCGCAGTTCCTGGCCACTCCCATCGCCGGGTGGCTGCTGGACACCTTCAATGCCTTCGGGAAGCCGGGCGGCCGGCCCACGCTGGGCTATACCGTCATCTTCTCCGTGGCCATCGTCTACTTCGCGCTGGG
The sequence above is drawn from the Archangium gephyra genome and encodes:
- a CDS encoding glycoside hydrolase family 1 protein; this encodes MSLLHAAKIALGSLVKAPHPPAPSRSALAPLPPTRQVLPSGFLLGAATASHQVEGGNDNDWSEWEKGSYPDGKPHIKHGDVSGAACDSWNRFAGDVALLRELGANAYRLSVEWSRLEPEEGTWNEAAADRYLEWMRMLRAQGIQPMVTLSHFTLPRWVAAQGGWANEKTVEWIAAYTRRVARKLGSEVDLWCTLNEPNVLMTFGYMKGEWPPGLKDGKLGLQVLARQIRAHARMARELREHDTVDADGDGHATRVGIAHHVRIFQPATRSPMDRVMAGFTDRLFNQLLVDVHRTGRIQMSVPGMADMDEAVPDLKGSYDYLGLNYYSRDMVRADFSSPTLSRQYVAEGRPVNDLGWDVYPEGLYQALKRYGRAGLPIYITENGMADGKGDRRPGFLREHFEALVRAAHEGVDVRGYFHWSLLDNFEWAEGYEPRFGLYRVDYGNPDRPRVPTAAVATFQELARGLGLSPQARTDDAA
- a CDS encoding ADP-ribosylglycohydrolase family protein; the protein is MPPPRRPIAPGPDPHPSLRGRGALLGLAVGDALGCPLKARLLPAPPFPQLADGPHRALKGGGAFELRRGQVGESGQMASCLGVGLRELGTYDADQQLRRYLAWQGHAVGMSEYMTEMLAEVAESGLPKATAGRRMWLKGMRRVAHNGSLARTAPLGVFFHEDTQARVQASLADSALTHFDPRCQLACAAFNGSIAHALNAGEQLKKEDLVTAAMSGLTVGSAILGRSAADYVQEVTAATHTLKEDLAAAQQDDPMLYWPDLHMHRKQDHVRVAFRLAYWEVLHAPSFEAGLLDVINRGGDADVNGAVAGALLGAFHGEDAIPSEWRHGVLEALGPGSGPLGSLYHPRQLLPLAPE
- the eno gene encoding phosphopyruvate hydratase, which produces MTEIAQIVAREVLDSRGNPTVEAEVFLAGGAKGRAAVPSGASTGEHEALELRDGEKERYLGKGVRKAVTHIMDTIAPELVGMDAADQYAVDQQMLEMDGTPTKSKLGANSILAVSMATARAAADAFGIPFYRYVGGAQARTLPVPLMNILNGGAHADTRVDVQEFMVVPAGAPSFSEGLRWGAEVFHALKKILKGRKLATGVGDEGGYAPDLPANEEALKLIMEAISAAGFKAGEQMFLALDVAASEFFDKGSKKYRLKGEGKEFDGKGMLDYYQQLVSRYPIVSIEDGMAEDDWEGWKGLSDALGEKIQLVGDDLFVTNVERLGRGIQGGVANSILVKVNQIGSLTETFDAVRMAHKAGYTSVMSHRSGETEDTTIADLAVALDCGQIKTGSASRSDRVAKYNQLLRIEQELGAGARYAGKRAIKGLK
- the surE gene encoding 5'/3'-nucleotidase SurE — protein: MADKKPRILVSNDDGYFSEGLRALVDAVSPLGEVWVVAPDREQSATSHSISLNRPLRITEVREHWFAVDGTPADSAYLAIHHLMKDDRPRIMVSGINHGANLADDVNYSGTVAAAREAALLGIPSIAFSLVSRAPFDFQHGARFARSLVAAALAQPKLPARMLLSVNIPRGEPTGYAITRLGRHSYGYDVVEKEDPRGRKYYWIGGSTYEHEDIPGSDCNAVHQERRISVTPLNFELTDTGALAALGDWNLEGFPRRDVGTGGD
- a CDS encoding MFS transporter, coding for MEVTAAVLPQESKRLGTLEQLYLTFFWFSSNVHWGAILTILVQSQVLVMVGDESKGAGVGTAIAIGSITGILVPPLLGTWSDRVRLRMGRRRPFMVVGTALNLVALVGMATFPFLKTDSLWGFTGAYWLYVGAYLMANFANNVATAPYTALMPDVVPPEQRGSVAGWYGLMTLLGNGVGMGLASSMVSQQASLGEFQGQIYRVYLIIGFILVVGVLITVLGTREQPLTTQPKPFEWGSFLSGFVAPFRSLDFRWVFLTRMLMSMGVFSVQSFLMFYLRDVVKEFSVFGRPLATTPELAVLGVLGLLLVLALPSTVIAGKLSDRYGRKRVVYVAGGIQAVVAAGFIFNDNYLAALFIGALFGVGYGAYESVNWALATDVLPDVDDAAKDMGIWHMALTVPQFLATPIAGWLLDTFNAFGKPGGRPTLGYTVIFSVAIVYFALGTVFVARVKKAR
- a CDS encoding peptidoglycan DD-metalloendopeptidase family protein gives rise to the protein MAGASPARAAGLLLLALLATTGCAVAPGVTRPTPDSPAAPVPESPPMELGELREPHPEPELVSVRHTVAPGETMYRISRTYGITVEELSEANGISDPRTLVVGQELLIPGFEKPVRVATESSPTPEPERERPVPGSKPPASGSPARPPVVITAPSRPTPRPPAPAAPSRPVPETKGLLDWPLRGVLYARFGKKGREPHDGIDLAAPAGTPVKTAQEGSVLYAGEQRGYGLIVIIQHSEHLITLYAHNRDLRVRTGQKVRRGQVIATVGESGKTSGPQLHLEVRVGGKPVDPLDYLGPLPSS